From a region of the Fusarium verticillioides 7600 chromosome 9, whole genome shotgun sequence genome:
- a CDS encoding DNA-directed RNA polymerase III subunit RPC7, whose protein sequence is MSRGGRGGGRGGRGGGRGGRPNVPWDTGDEPDARPSELFPPYLVPTPRELASHEKAAVQHYLLLRHQVHASPLYTSKRTALNDPTAPRKHYGQAQKNARFGIKSKASLDPFTAVPTYSHKFVREERALPDWSNRPVCRELFPMELYETIDAASANDGGLPGGFKRRKLELSSVSALPSAEEAFGMGGDGEDEMQGRNLLERLQALKEEEGDEAGDLEDEEGMEEEEQDEVYDDEDAGDYDAENYFDGGDEFDDYGDDGGDGEGTY, encoded by the exons ATGTCTCGAGGTGGTCGAGGAGGTGGCCGTGGTGGACGCGGCGGTggtagaggaggaagacCTAATGTGCCCTGGGACACAGGCGATGAACCTGATGCGCGGCCATCTGAGCTATTTCCC CCATACCTCGTCCCTACTCCCCGAGAACTCGCCTCGCACGAAAAGGCAGCTGTACAACACTATCTCCTACTACGGCATCAAGTCCACGCCTCTCCTCTATACACATCCAAGCGCACAGCTCTCAATGATCCAACAGCACCTCGCAAACACTACGGCCAGGCACAGAAGAATGCCCGCTTCggcatcaagagcaaggccTCTTTAGACCCCTTTACTGCCGTGCCTACCTACTCCCATAAGTTCGTTCGCGAGGAACGTGCTCTTCCAGATTGGTCCAACCGTCCAGTATGTCGCGAGCTCTTCCCCATGGAACTCTACGAAACCATCGACGCTGCATCCGCCAACGACGGTGGTCTTCCAGGCGGCTTCAAGCGCCGGAAGTTGGAGCTGAGCAGCGTAAGCGCGCTTCCTAGTGCAGAGGAAGCTTTTGGTATGGGAGGTGATGGCGAAGACGAGATGCAAGGCCGTAACCTTCTTGAACGGTTACAGGCgctcaaggaagaagaaggcgacgaAGCTGGCgatcttgaagacgaagaaggcatggaagaggaagagcaggaTGAAGTTtacgacgacgaagatgcGGGCGATTATGACGCTGAGAACTACTTTGACGGCGGTGACGAGTTTGACGATtatggcgatgatggcggcgatggagAAGGGACTTACTAG